From a single Capsicum annuum cultivar UCD-10X-F1 chromosome 12, UCD10Xv1.1, whole genome shotgun sequence genomic region:
- the LOC107850874 gene encoding probable inactive receptor kinase At5g10020, which translates to MTPPQSLSLLLLALVFMLNGCSSAVEDEIRSLLEFKKGIKNDPLGKIFSSWIPSPSDLSACPSSFYGVECDANSNSVASITLDGLGLVGDLKFSTLNGLKQLKVLSLSGNSFTGRIVPALGTLVTLQHLDLSGNLFYGPIPARINELWGLNYLNLSNNNFNGGYPSGIGNLQQLRVLDLHNNVLWGDVGELFLELKYIEHLDLSNNSFFGSLPMNPENGSFGSTIHVMNLSHNNLDGGFFPGKLLQTFGNLQVLDLGYNGLTGELPSFMFLYNLRVLRLGNNQLYGLIPEELLQGMGPLEELDLSGNGFSGSIPEVNSTKLRVLNISSNHLLGSLPSSVGNCAVVDLSKNVLHDDISVIESWETNLEIIDLSSNRLTGNIPNIIAQFQQLTSINFGNNSLEGMLPSALGTSPRLVKLDLSTNKLGGPIPTTYFTSTTLMNLNVSGNRLSGSIPLEGSHASELLVQSPYQVALESLDLSENTLTGNLSSAIGNLRRLHVLNLAKNQLSGMLPTELAELRNLEFLDVSNNNFSGRIPEKLSLNLRVFDVSNNDLSGAIPDNLKNFNESSFRPGNSGLVIPEDWSHHNPGDHDQNSQHHHNSKSSIRVAIILASVGAALMIGVVLLAYHRERFQDIRLPSGFKGQSGGSDVKLGRFSRPAIFKFHGSSEPPPTSLSFSNDHLLTANSRSLSGQIESGTEIVEHVSPEGVTAVSASTHLGAVGNHPAPSGRRSSPGSPMASSPRFIDTIEQPVTMDVYSPDRLAGELFFLDGSLPFTAEELSRAPAEVLGRSSHGTLYKATLNNGCVLTVKWLRVGLVKNKKEFAKEVKKIGSIRNPNAVPLRAYYWGPREQERLILADYIPGDSLALHLYETTPRRYSPLSFNQRLKVAVEVARGLGYLHERGLPHGNLKPTNIILVGADYSALLTDYGLHRLMTSAGIAEQILNLGALGYRAPELATATKPIPSFKADVYALGVILMELLTRRSAGDIISGQSGAVDLTDWVRLCDQEGRGMDCIDRDIAGGEEHCRAMDDLLTVSLRCILPVNERPNIRQVVEDLCSISV; encoded by the exons ATGACTCCTCCTCAATCTCTCTCTTTACTCCTCCTGGCACTTGTGTTCATGCTCAATGGTTGTTCTTCAGCAGTAGAAGATGAAATTCGATCACTTTTGGAGTTCAAAAAAGGTATTAAAAACGACCCATTAGGCAAAATCTTCAGTTCATGGATACCAAGTCCTTCAGATCTATCAGCGTGTCCCAGTTCATTCTATGGCGTTGAATGCGATGCCAACTCCAATTCTGTTGCTTCCATTACCCTTGACGGACTTGGACTTGTAGGTGACTTGAAGTTCTCAACTCTAAATGGGTTGAAACAGCTTAAAGTTCTTAGTCTTTCGGGTAACTCTTTTACGGGCCGGATTGTTCCTGCTTTGGGCACGTTGGTCACTCTTCAGCATTTGGATCTGTCGGGGAATTTGTTTTATGGGCCGATTCCAGCTAGAATTAATGAGCTTTGGGGTTTGAATTATCTtaatttatcaaataataattttaatggGGGTTACCCAAGTGGAATTGGTAATCTTCAGCAGTTGAGAGTTCTTGATTTGCATAATAATGTGTTATGGGGTGATGTTGGGGAGTTGTTCTTGGAGTTGAAGTATATAGAGCATCTTGATTTGAGTAACAACTCGTTTTTTGGGTCGCTTCCTATGAACCCGGAAAATGGATCATTTGGTTCAACAATTCATGTAATGAATTTGAGTCATAACAATTTGGATGGTGGTTTTTTTCCTGGAAAATTGTTGCAGACATTTGGGAATTTGCAGGTTTTGGATTTGGGGTATAATGGTTTAACGGGGGAGCTTCCTTCGTTCATGTTTTTGTATAATTTAAGGGTTCTAAGGCTTGGGAATAATCAGCTTTATGGGTTGATTCCTGAGGAGCTTTTGCAGGGAATGGGTCCATTGGAAGAACTGGATCTTAGTGGCAATGGATTTTCAG GTTCAATTCCTGAAGTGAATTCAACAAAGTTGAGGGTTCTGAATATTTCGTCGAACCACCTATTAGGTTCATTGCCATCTTCTGTAGGAAATTGTGCAGTTGTGGATTTGAGCAAAAATGTGCTACATGATGATATATCAGTTATTGAGAGCTGGGAAACCAATTTGGAAATTATTGATTTAAGTTCAAATAGGTTAACTGGAAATATTCCCAATATCATCGCTCAGTTTCAACAATTGACTTCAATTAATTTCGGAAACAATTCTCTTGAGGGAATGTTGCCTTCAGCACTGGGCACTTCACCAAGACTGGTTAAACTTGATCTCAGCACCAATAAACTTGGTGGACCTATTCCAACTACGTATTTTACTTCGACAACACTGATGAACCTAAATGTATCTGGAAATCGGTTGTCAGGATCAATTCCTCTTGAAGGATCTCATGCTAGCGAATTGCTTGTTCAATCACCATACCAGGTTGCTCTAGAGTCTCTTGATCTTTCAGAAAACACATTGACAGGTAATTTGTCTTCTGCCATTGGTAATCTGAGGAGGCTTCATGTGCTAAATCTTGCTAAGAATCAGTTATCAGGCATGCTGCCCACTGAATTGGCTGAACTTAGAAACTTGGAATTCCTGGATGTATCTAATAACAATTTTAGTGGTAGGATCCCTGAAAAGCTTTCATTGAATTTGAGGGTGTTTGATGTGTCCAACAATGACTTAAGTGGTGCAATCCCTGATAATTTGAAAAACTTTAATGAAAGTTCATTTCGTCCTGGAAACTCAGGTTTGGTAATCCCAGAAGACTGGTCACATCATAATCCTGGTGATCATGATCAAAACAGTCAGCACCATCATAACTCGAAATCCAGTATCAGGGTAGCAATCATTCTTGCCTCAGTTGGAGCTGCTTTAATGATTGGTGTTGTTCTCCTTGCTTACCATCGAGAACGGTTCCAAGATATCCGCTTGCCAAGTGGATTTAAAGGCCAGTCTGGTGGAAGCGATGTTAAACTTGGGAGGTTCAGCCGGCCTGCTATTTTCAAGTTCCATGGCTCCTCAGAACCGCCGCCAACTTCGTTGAGTTTCTCTAATGATCACTTGCTCACTGCGAACTCGAGATCTCTGTCTGGGCAAATTGAGTCAGGTACAGAAATTGTTGAGCATGTTTCTCCAGAGGGAGTAACTGCAGTTTCAGCATCTACACATCTTGGTGCTGTGGGTAATCATCCTGCACCATCTGGTCGGAGATCCTCTCCAGGCTCTCCAATGGCTTCCTCACCTCGTTTTATCGACACAATTGAACAACCGGTGACAATGGATGTGTACTCTCCGGATAGATTGGCTGGGGAATTGTTCTTCCTGGATGGTTCACTGCCATTTACTGCCGAGGAGTTATCTCGTGCCCCTGCTGAAGTTCTCGGTAGAAGTAGCCATGGTACATTGTATAAAGCTACTCTGAATAATGGATGCGTTCTTACTGTCAAGTGGTTGCGGGTTGGGTTAgtaaaaaacaagaaagaatttGCAAAGGAAGTTAAAAAGATTGGATCTATTAGGAACCCCAATGCTGTTCCTTTACGAGCATATTACTGGGGACCTCGGGAACAAGAGAGGCTTATTTTAGCGGACTACATACCAGGAGACAGTTTGGCGTTGCATCTCTATG AGACAACCCCACGAAGGTACTCTCCGTTGTCCTTCAACCAAAGGTTAAAAGTAGCTGTTGAAGTTGCTCGGGGTTTGGGATATCTGCATGAGAGAGGACTGCCTCATGGAAACTTGAAGCCTACTAATATAATCTTGGTTGGTGCTGATTACAGTGCCCTCCTCACTGATTATGGTCTCCATCGCTTGATGACTTCAGCAGGGATTGCGGAGCAGATACTGAACCTAGGGGCTCTAGGTTACCGTGCTCCTGAACTTGCCACCGCGACCAAACCTATCCCATCATTTAAGGCTGATGTATATGCCCTTGGTGTGATTCTAATGGAATTGCTGACGAGAAGAAGTGCGGGTGACATAATCTCGGGGCAATCTGGTGCTGTTGATTTAACAGACTGGGTTCGGTTGTGTGATCAAGAAGGTAGAGGAATGGACTGTATTGATAGGGACATTGCAGGAGGGGAAGAACACTGCAGAGCAATGGACGATCTGCTAACTGTGTCGTTAAGGTGTATTCTTCCGGTAAATGAAAGGCCTAACATTAGACAAGTTGTTGAAGATCTGTGTTCCATATCTGTGTGA